The following coding sequences are from one Zalophus californianus isolate mZalCal1 chromosome 5, mZalCal1.pri.v2, whole genome shotgun sequence window:
- the S100Z gene encoding protein S100-Z, producing MMPTQLELAMNIMIRIFHQYSCKEGDSFKLDKGELKMLLQRELAKFLLCPKKPQLVDKIMQDLDANKDNEVDFNEFVVMVAALTVAYNDYFVEQLKKKGK from the exons ATGATGCCCACTCAGCTGGAGCTGGCCATGAACATCATGATTAGGATCTTCCACCAGTACTCTTGCAAGGAAGGGGACAGTTTCAAGCTCGACAAGGGGGAACTGAAAATGCTCCTGCAGCGAGAGCTCGCGAAATTCCTCTTG tgCCCCAAAAAACCCCAATTGGTTGATAAGATAATGCAGGACCTGGATGCCAATAAGGACAACGAAGTGGATTTTAATGAATTTGTGGTCATGGTGGCAGCTCTGACAGTTGCTTATAATGATTACTTTGTAGAACaattgaagaagaaaggaaaataa